CGGCGGTCACCGTGCCGCTGCAACCCGGCCAGGCCGTCGACGCGGTGGTGACCGTGCCGACCGGCCCGGACGGGCGACGGTTCGCGCTGTTCGAGTCCGGCGGGCAGCTCAACAACGCCGGCCAGCGCTACGGCACCACCGTCACCGGGGTCAGCCCGCAGCAGGCGTTCGGCGGCATGCTCACCTTCCTCGACACCAACCCGCCACCGGTCAGCGGCGACCACGTCGGCCCGACCGCGGCCAACGTCCGGGCCGCCCCGAACCCGGCCAGCGTGCGGGACGCGGTGACCGTCACCGCCGACTTCACCGACGCCCGCAACGGCAACGCGGTGGTCGACCGGGCCGAGGCGGTCGTCGACGACCTGCGGGTCGCCGAGGGCACCGGGGTGCCGTTCGGCTCCGCCGCGTTCGGCACCGGGGCGACGGTCACCGCCGCCACCGCCGCCCTCCCCGCCGAGCTGCTCACCACCCTCAGCCAGGGCCGGCACACCATCTACGTCCGGGGCCACGACGTCGCCGGCAACTGGGGCGTCGTCGGCAGCACCACCCTCACCCTCGCCGTCACCGGCGCGGCCACCACCGCGGTGACCCTCACCCCGAACCCGACCGCCGGCACCGGCGACGTCACCCTCTCCGCCTCCGGCGACGACAGCGGCCTCGGCGGCACCGTCACCGGCGCGGAGTACTTCGTGGACAGCGCCGGAACCACCGGCACGGGCACCCCGCTCACCCTGGACAGCCCCGGCGCGGCGGTCACCGCCGAGTCCGGCACCCTGCCCGCCGTGGTGGTCGCCGCACTGGCCGAGGGGCGGCACACCGTCCTCGTGCACACCCGGGACTCGTTCGACCTCTGGGGCCCGTACGCCGCCGCCGACCTGGTGGTCGACCGGACCGTGCCGACCCTGCTCTCCGGCGCGGTGCAGCCCGCCGTCACCAACGGCAGCACCGGCTCCACCTCGGACCCGACGGACCTGCGGATCAACGCCGCGTTCACCGACCCGACGGGCGGCGGCGCGCACTCGGTGATCGCCGGGGCGGAGGGCTTCCTCGACACCGGCGGCGCCGACGGCACCGGGTTCACCTTCGTGGCGCTCGACGGCTCCTTCAACGGCGTCACCGAGAACACCTACGGGCTGCTGCCGCTGAGCGAGCTGACCGGGCGTGCCGACGGCGTCCACCAGGTGCTGGTGCACGCCCGGGACTCCGCCGGCAACTGGGGGCCGCTCGCCGCGGTCACCTTCACCCTGGACCGCACCGGCCCGGTGACCAGCGCCGTCACCGCCACCCCGAACCCGACGGCGCGGGCGGCCTCGCTCACCCTGAGCGCCACCGCCACCGACGCGCTGTCGGCGGTCACCGCCGCCGAGTGGTACGAGGGCACCGACCCGGGCGCCGGCCACGGCCACCCGATGACGGTCAGCGGGACGGCCCTGTCGGCCACCGTCGCCCTCAACGGGTTCAGCCGGGGCAGCCACACCCTGCGGGTACGGGCCCGCGACGCGCTCGGCACCTGGGGCGCCCCCGGCACGGTGACGGTCACCGTGGACCCGCCGAACGCCATCTTCGCCGACGCCTTCACCGCCGGCACCAGCGCCTGGTCACAGGTGGTCGGCACGGTGTCGGCCGGCTCCGGCCAACTGGTCGCCGGCACGGTCGGCTACGTCGTGGACGCCACCCCGGCCGCCGACACCAGTCTCCACGCGAAGTTCGACCTCACCCTCGGCACGATCAACCCGCAGACCGCCACGGTCACCGTCTACCAGCTCCGTAATGCCGCCGGCAGCCCGCTAGCGGTGGTCCAGTACCGGCGGAGCAACGGCGTCAACCAGTTCCGGTTGGGGCTGCTGCGGCCGGCCGGGTGGGCGTACACCGGGTGGGTGGCGGCCGCCGGCGGGACCGTGCGGGTCGACTGGTCCTCGGCCACCGCGGGCGCCGCGACCCTGAAGGTCGGCACGGTCACGGTCGGCACGCTGACCGGCGACACCAGCGGCTACCTGGTCGAGTCGGCGGCGCTGGGCCTGGTGGCCCGGACCGCCACCACCAGCGGCTCGCTGAGCTTCGACACCTACGCCTCCACCCGCTACACCGCACCCTGACGCCGCACGTGGGGCCGGGCGACCGGCCCGGCCCCACCGTCCACGAGGAGTCCAGACGATGGTCGCGATCCCGTCCCGCATCCCGCGCCGCCACCTCGGCCGGGCCGTGCTCCTGCTGCTCGTCCTGGCGCTGGTCGCGGTCTCGATCGTCCGCTTCGGCGGCGACGCCTCGGCGCGGCAGGGCTATGCCGTCCCGCACGACGGCCAACTGGAGGCCACCCTCGGCGTCCGCTTCACCCAGGCCGCCGTGGTCGGCGACGGTGGCCTGGTGGAGCTGCGGTATGTCGTGCTGGACACCCAGAAGGCGTCGGCCTTCCAGAACGACACGAAGCACCCACCCCGGCTGCGCAACGAGCGCTCCGGCAAACTGGCCTGGCGCGCGGCGCTGATGAAGCAGGGGCACGAGCTGCGCCCCGGGCAGAGCTACTACCTGCTCTACCTGAACGCCGACAGCGCCATCAAGCGGGGCGACCAGATCGAGATCACCTCGGGGCCGCGCCGGCTGGCCCACGTACCGGTGCGGTGAACGTGGTGCGCCGGCTGCTCCGCGTCCTCGCCGTCGTCGCCCTCGCCGGGCTGACCGTGCCGGTCGGGTCGACGCCCGCCCAGGCCCACGCCTACCTGGCCGCCAGCGCGCCCGCCGACGGGGCCGTGCTGGACGCCGCACCGGAAACCATCAGTCTCTCCTTCACCGAGCACGTGGAGCTCGCCGCCGCCCGGATCGCCCTGGTCGACGGCGACGGCCGGCACTGGGCGGTCACCGGGCTGGCGCTGCGCGACGCGGACGGTGCACCGGCCGCGCCGGACGCCGACAGCGAGGAGCCGGTGACCCTGGTCGCCGGCCTGCCCGCGCTGCCGCCGAACACCTACCACGTCACCTGGCGGACGCTCTCCACCGACGACCTGCACACCACCAGCGGCACCCTGGTCTTCGGGGTGGGCCGGCAGGTCACCGCCGCCGGCACCAGCGGTCCGGTCGGCCCCGGCCCCCGGGAGACCATCGCCCGGGCGCTCGGCCTGCTCGGCCTCGCCGTCCTCCTCGGCGGTGCCGCCCTCGCCCTGCTGCACACCACCCTGCCCACCCTCGCCACCCGCCGCCGCCCCGCCCCATCTCCGCACCGCGCACAAACCCTCGGCGATCCTGGACAGAGCCCGTTCGGCACCAACGGCAACTCTCCAAGATCCAGCGCGGTCCGTCGACGGTTGCTCGTGGTCGCCGGATACGCGGGGGCGGTGGCGTTGCTGGCCGCGCCGCTGCAACTGGCCATCCAACTCGCCGGGGCGGACGGTGCGCGGTGGCGGCTGCTGGCCGACCAGCTCACCAGCGGGCGCTGGCTGTTGCGCGAGGCCGGGACGGCCACGCTGCTCACCGTGGTGGCCCTCGCCGCCCACCGATCCCGACCGGTGGCGCGCCCGACCGCTCCGCCCACCGACAGCGCGACGGGCCCGGCCGGTCCTGCCGCCGACAGCCCGCAGGCGCTGCCGGGCCGGACCGGGTCGGCCCGGCCCGGAGCGGGTCCGCGACCGTCGTCGTCGGCGTGCTCGGCGCGGTGGCCGCCGCCGTGGGGACCGCTGCTCGGCCATCCGATGGGCGGCGCGTCGCGGACCGCCCTGGTCGGCGGGATCCACGTGCTGGCGGCCGGAGCCTGGGCCGGCGCGGTCCTCGCCGCCGCGCTCGCCCTGCTGCCGCTGATCCGCCGCACCCCCGACCGGTCCGACCAGGTACGCGCCCTGCTGCGCGCCTTCGCCGTCCTCGCCGCCGGCTGCCTCACCCTGCTCGTGCTCACCGGACTGCTGCTCACCGGCCCCCAGGTGGCCACCGTGGACGCGCTGCTCGGCTCGCCGTACGGGCTGCTGCTGCTGGGGAAGGTGGCGGTGGCCGGGGCGGCCGGGCTGCTCGGCCTGCGGACCGCCCGCCGGCTGCGCCGCGCCGACCTGCCCCGCCGGGGGCTGCTCGTCGAGGCCGGCCTGCTGGCCGTGGCGCTGGGCCTGGCCGGGGCGCTCGCCGCCGCCGGCCCCGGTCGCGGTCCCGCCTTCCCGACGGCCGCCGCCGCCCGGGCCGAGCCGCAGGTCAGCGGTCAGGTCGCCGACCTCGTCGACACCGTCGCCGTACGCCCCAACCGGCCGGGCCGCAACATCGTCAGCATCTCGGTCGGCGACACCCGCCGGCCGGCACCCGGCCCGGTGACCGGGGTGTCGCTGCTGCTCACCGGCCCGAACGGGGCGCGCGCCGTGCACCCGGTGACCCGTACCGCCGACGGCTGGGTGGCCACGGTCGACGACATCCGTACCCCGGGCGACTGGCGGGTCGGGGTGACCGTGCTGCGCGACGGGCTGCCCCCGGTCACCGACACCCACCCGTGGCTGGTGCCCGCCGCCGACCCCACCGGTCCCGCCGTCCGCGTCTCGGCCGCGCCGCTGCGACCAGTGCTCGACCGGGCGGCCCTGCTGCTGACCCTGGTCGGGGTGGCCGTGGTGGCCGTGGTGGGCCGGCGGTGGCGCCACCGAATCGCCGATGCCGCGCCGACCCCGGAGCGGCCGGTCGGTGGCGTCCCGGACGACGACCCCGACCAGCCGGTCGACGGGCTGGCCGTCACCGGAGGCATCCGGGCTGGGCCCTGACCCCGGCCGTGGGCAGCCGTCGCCGAACGGCTCAGGTCAAGGGCTGCCGGTAGTGGCGGGACAGGGGGAGAAGGTCCGGCTCCCCGAACCTCTCCACCAGCGCCGCGAACCGGGCCACCTTGTCCGCGCCGAAGCGCCGCACGCCCGCGGCATAGGACGCCGTGGTGAGGAACGTGGGCGGGGTGGTCTTGCTGTGGAACTTGTCCGCGTACAGCACCAACTGCTCTTCGGGGGTGTCGGCCGTGTAGTCGTCCACCGGGAGCGGCAGGCACTGCCGCAGCACGTCCTCGCGGGTGAGCCCGACCCCGGTGTGGTGGGAACAGAATCTGCCCACCCGCTCGGGGAGGCCGAGGTCACGCAGTAACGCATGCCCGAGCACCCCGTGCCGGATGTAGTTCTTCTGGTCGAGCTTCCCCGCCGCCCCGTACAGGCGGTAGACACCGATGTCGTGCAGGAGACTGCCCGCCCGCACCAGATCGACGTCCAGGGTCGGTGGGTGCCGGTCGAGCAACTGCTCCGCCACGGCGCAGACGATCAGGCAGTGGGTGTAGACGAGCGTGAAGGCTTCCTCGGTGGGCGCGAACCGTTCGTGCAGCGCCCGGATCTGCTCGTCGGTCGGGATCACCAGCGCGCTATCGACCGTCACGACGCTGCCCTGCTCCGCTGCGCCACGACACCAACCCATCCGTCGACGACGTGTCTTCCGGAGAAGGAACACCCCGGGTATCCGAGGATCATCTCATCCGTGGCGAACCGGCCGGACAATCTACCGGCCCGGCCGGTCCGCCGGACGCGAATGGCGGAGCAGGCGACCCGATCGTGGCGGCGTGGCTACCGTCCGGGGGCATGAGAGTCCTGCCCGCCGCGCTGGCCACCGCCCTGCTCGTACCCGCGCTGAACCTGCCCACGGCGGCCGTCGCGGTCGGTCGGACGGCGGTGCGCGGCGGCCGGGCCGGTCTGCCGGCCGGTGCGCCGCCCTGCCCGAACGTGCCCGCGCCGGCGACCCGCCCGCCGCAGCCCCCACCGCCGGCCGACCCGGCCGCGCGGGCCGTCGGCGGGGCCGCCCTGGCCACCGCAGGCCTGGTGGTGCCGCCCGCGGTCGCCGCGCCGCCGGCCGTCACCGCCACCTCGTGGGTGGTCGCCGACCTGGACAGCGGCGCGGTGCTGGGCGGCTGCGGCCTGCACGAGTACGGTGTGCCGGCCAGCGTGCAGAAGCTGCTCCTGGCGGCCACCATGCTGCCCCGGCTGGACCCGCAGCGGGAGGTCACCATGACGGCGGAGGACCTGGCCATCGAGCCGGGCAGCTCCGCCGTGGGGCTCGCCGAGGGCGGCCGGTACCGGATCGAGACGATCTGGCTGGGCCTGCTGCTCAAGTCCGGCAACGAGGCGGCCAACGCGCTGGCCCGGCTGGGCGGCGGCCCGGACGGCCAGGCCGGTGGGATCCGGGCGATGAACGAGGAGGCCCGCCAGCTCGGCGCCCTCCAGACCCACGCGGTGACCCCGTCCGGGCTGGACGGGCCCGGCCAGTTCACCAGCGCGTACGACCTGGCGCTGATCGCCCGGGCCTGCTTCGCCGAGCCGGCGTTCCGCCGGTACACCGCGACCCGGACCGCCGAGATCCCCGGGCAGCCGGCGCTGCGCGAGAAGCCCTTCCAGATCCAGAACGACAACCAGCTCCTCGACCACTACCCGGGTGCGCTGGGCGGCAAGACCGGCTTCACCGACCTGGCCCGGCACACCTACGTGGGCGCGGCGCAGCGCAACGGCCGGCGGCTGCTGGTGACCCTGCTCGGCGCGGAGATCCCCACCCAGCGCGGCTGGCAGCAGGGCGCGGCCCTGCTCGACTGGGGATTCTCGCTGCCCGGCGACGCCGCCGTCGGCCGGCTGGTCCGCCCCGGCGAGCTGACCGGCGCCAGCCCGTCGCCGTCCGTGCCGGCGTCGGCCCTCGCCGGTGGGGAGCGGCTGCGCGGTGCGCCGACCGCCGACCCGTCACCGTGGTCCGGGCCCGCGCCGGCGCTCGGGGTGGGTGCGCTGCTGGTGGCCGGGGGAGCGGTGCTGGTGGCCCGCCGACGGCGGCACGCCGTCCGGGCCCGCACCGGCGGCACCGGTCGAGGCTGGTAGCCGCCGGGCCGGTGTGCGCGAAGGCCTGCCCTCGCCCGGCTCCGTCCGGTAGACAAGCAGCGTGAGCAGCCGGAGCAGGCCGTCGGATGCCGCCCGACGTGCCGTCGGCCGGAGCCTGGGGGCGCTGGTCGTGGTGGCCGTCGCGGTCGCCGGCTGCCAGCGGCCTCCGCCGCGCCCGCCGACGCCGACCGCCACCGGGCCGCGCGCCCCGGCGGACTTCGTCGTGCTCACCGACGTCGATCCGCGCATCCGCGCCGACATCCGGTACGCCACCGCGCACAACTTCGTCGGTCGGCCCGTCGCCGGCTACACCGAACCGCTCTGCCTGCTCACCCGGGCGGCGGCCGAGGCGCTGCGCCGGGTCCAGTCCGCCGCGCTCGCCGAGGGCCGCGGCCTGAAGGTGTACGACTGCTACCGCCCGCAGCGGGCCGTCGACGACTTCGTCGCCTGGGGCAGGCAACCGGACCAGCAGCAGATGAAGGCCGAGTTCTATCCCGACGTGGCCAAGTCGCGCCTCTTCGCCGACGGCTACCTGGGTGCGCCGACCGCGCACAGCCGGGGCAGCACCGTCGACCTGACCCTGGTGCCCGCCGCGCCGCCCGACCAGGCCACGTACGTGCCGGGGCAGCCGCTGGTCGCCTGCACCGCGCCGGCCGGTCGGCGCTTCGGCGACAACTCGGTCGACATGGGCACCGGCTTCGACTGCTTCGACCCACGCGCCCACACCGTCGACCCCCGGATCACCGGGACCCCCCGGGAGAACCGGGCGCTGCTGAAGCGGCTGATGACGGTGCAGGGGTTCGAGAACTATCCCCGGGAGTGGTGGCACTACCGCTTCACCGCCGAGCCGTACCCGGCGACGTGGTTCGACTTCCCGGTGGCCCGGTCGTCGCTGCGGTGAGCGCCGCCCCACCGGGAGGCGGCGCCCACCGGCGGCGTCAGAGGATGCCGCGGGCGGCGAACGCGGCGCGCGTCGCGGTGGCGGCCTGAGTGCCGTAGAGCCGCTGCGCGGCGGCGACCGTGGCCAGCGCCGCGTCCCGGAACGAGGTGTCCGGGGCGAAGTCGAACTGCGCCTCCACGATCAGCGTGCTGGCCCTGCGGTCGCCGAGGCTGGTCCGGATGTCCCACAGGGCGCGGGACCAGATCTCGCCGTCGGCGTGCACCTCACCCACCACGTCGGCCGGGTAGACCTTGGTGCCGTCGAGCCGGCGCAGGCAGTGCGGGACGGTACGCGTGTAGGCGACCGAGTCCCAGTCGGCCACGCAGGCCTCCGGGGTCTTCGTCGGCGTGCCGGTGGCCCAGCTGGTCACCGCGACCGCCAGGTAGTCGCCGAACGCCTCGCCGATGGCGCCGGACTCGGCGTTGGTGCCGAAGCCGGGCACCTGACCGTCCTGCACCGAGTGGCCGTACTCGTGGACGATCACCTCGGCGTCCTCGGCGTCGTCCACCCCGCCCTTGCCCAGGGTGATGTTGGCCTTGTCGTCGCGGAAGAACGAGTTGTCGCCGCCGTACTGGTCGATGCGCAGCTCGATCTGCCGCTGGTTGACCGGACGCAGGGTGCTGCCGAAGCCCAGCGACTGGAGGTAGCCCTGGGCGGTGGTCACCCAGTGGTAGCCCATCACCTGCTCAAACTGGTCGGCGTCCCGGTGCCAGGCGGGGAAGTTGCCGTTGACCGCCCGGGCCGGCGTGCCGGTCTTGCTCTTGACCGCCACGTACCGGCCGGTGAGGGTGCCGGAGCCGTCCAGGTCGGTCAGCAGCACCGACCGGTACGCCCCGGCCAGCGCCGGGTAGTCGGCGTCCTTCTGGTCGGTCAGGCTCTGGTCGCCGAGCTGCTGCACCGGGTTGGGGGCGAAGACCGTGGCGGCGGCGGTGCGGCCGTACGGGTCGCCGGCCGCCTGGACGGTCGTGCCGCCGGCGACCAGCGCCGCGGTGACCGCCGAGGCGACCAGCGCGGAACGTCGGAGATGGAGGTGCATTCATGATCCCTTCGAGGGTGGATCGGTGCGCCGAGACTAGGCTCCTGCTCGATCCCTGCCAACCTTCGACGGGCCGGTCGGCCGCCGACCCGTCGGACCCGGAAGGACGCATCGTGGAGACCGAACGGATCGGCCCGCCCCTGCGGGCGGGGGAGCGGGAGACGCTGCGCGCCTTCCTCGACTTCCACCGCGCCACCCTGGCCGGGAAGTGCGCGGGCCTCACCGACGAGGAGCTGCGCCGACGGTCGTCGCCACCGTCGACGCTGTCGCTGCTCGGCCTGGTGCGGCACATGGCCGAGGTGGAGCGCGCGTGGTTCCGCCGGGTCATCGCCGGCGAGGACGTCCCGCTGGTCTGGTCGGCGACCGGCGACTACCAGGAGGCGTACGACGCCGCCGGCGCGAGCCGCGCCGAGGCGTTCGAGGCATGGCAGCGGGAGGTGGCGCACGCCCGCCGCATCGAGCGGGAGGCCGAGTCGCTGGACGTCACCGGCCACCAGGTCCGCTGGGGCGAGGACGTCTCGCTGCGCCTGGTGATGCTGCACATGATGCACGAGTACGCCCGGCACAACGGCCACGCCGACTTCCTCCGCGAGGCGATCGACGGCAGCGTCGGCGTCTGACCGGCGGGTGTCGGAAGGACGACGCCGCTGCGCCGCCCGGCGGCTTGACCGGTCCGGTGGCCCGGTCGATCCTCGGGGGATGGCGCAGCCGACCACCGCACACCCCGGGCTGCTCGACCGCGCGGAGCGCCGCCGGACCCCGCTGACCGAGCTGTACCGGCGACTGCACCGGCATCCCGAGCTGGGGCTGCGGCTGCCGCGCACCCAGCAGGTCGTGCTCGACGCCCTGCGC
The Micromonospora sp. R77 DNA segment above includes these coding regions:
- a CDS encoding M15 family metallopeptidase gives rise to the protein MGALVVVAVAVAGCQRPPPRPPTPTATGPRAPADFVVLTDVDPRIRADIRYATAHNFVGRPVAGYTEPLCLLTRAAAEALRRVQSAALAEGRGLKVYDCYRPQRAVDDFVAWGRQPDQQQMKAEFYPDVAKSRLFADGYLGAPTAHSRGSTVDLTLVPAAPPDQATYVPGQPLVACTAPAGRRFGDNSVDMGTGFDCFDPRAHTVDPRITGTPRENRALLKRLMTVQGFENYPREWWHYRFTAEPYPATWFDFPVARSSLR
- a CDS encoding DinB family protein — protein: METERIGPPLRAGERETLRAFLDFHRATLAGKCAGLTDEELRRRSSPPSTLSLLGLVRHMAEVERAWFRRVIAGEDVPLVWSATGDYQEAYDAAGASRAEAFEAWQREVAHARRIEREAESLDVTGHQVRWGEDVSLRLVMLHMMHEYARHNGHADFLREAIDGSVGV
- a CDS encoding multicopper oxidase domain-containing protein — protein: MPIWGFASTDAAPATVPGPVLVVDQGDRVTVTVHNGLADDLALAFPAVTGLAPDRAGAAPGGTRAYTFTASRPGTYLYEAGHTAQGARQVAMGLVGGLVVRAPAVGGRPSGYGDAASVYDDEALLVLTEVDPAFNAAPLTFDLRRYAPKYRLINGKAFPETDVVATDVGRKVLLRYVAAGLQPHPMTLLGLDQSVIGQDARPAAYPEAAVTVPLQPGQAVDAVVTVPTGPDGRRFALFESGGQLNNAGQRYGTTVTGVSPQQAFGGMLTFLDTNPPPVSGDHVGPTAANVRAAPNPASVRDAVTVTADFTDARNGNAVVDRAEAVVDDLRVAEGTGVPFGSAAFGTGATVTAATAALPAELLTTLSQGRHTIYVRGHDVAGNWGVVGSTTLTLAVTGAATTAVTLTPNPTAGTGDVTLSASGDDSGLGGTVTGAEYFVDSAGTTGTGTPLTLDSPGAAVTAESGTLPAVVVAALAEGRHTVLVHTRDSFDLWGPYAAADLVVDRTVPTLLSGAVQPAVTNGSTGSTSDPTDLRINAAFTDPTGGGAHSVIAGAEGFLDTGGADGTGFTFVALDGSFNGVTENTYGLLPLSELTGRADGVHQVLVHARDSAGNWGPLAAVTFTLDRTGPVTSAVTATPNPTARAASLTLSATATDALSAVTAAEWYEGTDPGAGHGHPMTVSGTALSATVALNGFSRGSHTLRVRARDALGTWGAPGTVTVTVDPPNAIFADAFTAGTSAWSQVVGTVSAGSGQLVAGTVGYVVDATPAADTSLHAKFDLTLGTINPQTATVTVYQLRNAAGSPLAVVQYRRSNGVNQFRLGLLRPAGWAYTGWVAAAGGTVRVDWSSATAGAATLKVGTVTVGTLTGDTSGYLVESAALGLVARTATTSGSLSFDTYASTRYTAP
- a CDS encoding M4 family metallopeptidase, giving the protein MHLHLRRSALVASAVTAALVAGGTTVQAAGDPYGRTAAATVFAPNPVQQLGDQSLTDQKDADYPALAGAYRSVLLTDLDGSGTLTGRYVAVKSKTGTPARAVNGNFPAWHRDADQFEQVMGYHWVTTAQGYLQSLGFGSTLRPVNQRQIELRIDQYGGDNSFFRDDKANITLGKGGVDDAEDAEVIVHEYGHSVQDGQVPGFGTNAESGAIGEAFGDYLAVAVTSWATGTPTKTPEACVADWDSVAYTRTVPHCLRRLDGTKVYPADVVGEVHADGEIWSRALWDIRTSLGDRRASTLIVEAQFDFAPDTSFRDAALATVAAAQRLYGTQAATATRAAFAARGIL
- a CDS encoding copper resistance protein CopC; amino-acid sequence: MRRLLRVLAVVALAGLTVPVGSTPAQAHAYLAASAPADGAVLDAAPETISLSFTEHVELAAARIALVDGDGRHWAVTGLALRDADGAPAAPDADSEEPVTLVAGLPALPPNTYHVTWRTLSTDDLHTTSGTLVFGVGRQVTAAGTSGPVGPGPRETIARALGLLGLAVLLGGAALALLHTTLPTLATRRRPAPSPHRAQTLGDPGQSPFGTNGNSPRSSAVRRRLLVVAGYAGAVALLAAPLQLAIQLAGADGARWRLLADQLTSGRWLLREAGTATLLTVVALAAHRSRPVARPTAPPTDSATGPAGPAADSPQALPGRTGSARPGAGPRPSSSACSARWPPPWGPLLGHPMGGASRTALVGGIHVLAAGAWAGAVLAAALALLPLIRRTPDRSDQVRALLRAFAVLAAGCLTLLVLTGLLLTGPQVATVDALLGSPYGLLLLGKVAVAGAAGLLGLRTARRLRRADLPRRGLLVEAGLLAVALGLAGALAAAGPGRGPAFPTAAAARAEPQVSGQVADLVDTVAVRPNRPGRNIVSISVGDTRRPAPGPVTGVSLLLTGPNGARAVHPVTRTADGWVATVDDIRTPGDWRVGVTVLRDGLPPVTDTHPWLVPAADPTGPAVRVSAAPLRPVLDRAALLLTLVGVAVVAVVGRRWRHRIADAAPTPERPVGGVPDDDPDQPVDGLAVTGGIRAGP
- a CDS encoding D-alanyl-D-alanine carboxypeptidase family protein, with the protein product MRVLPAALATALLVPALNLPTAAVAVGRTAVRGGRAGLPAGAPPCPNVPAPATRPPQPPPPADPAARAVGGAALATAGLVVPPAVAAPPAVTATSWVVADLDSGAVLGGCGLHEYGVPASVQKLLLAATMLPRLDPQREVTMTAEDLAIEPGSSAVGLAEGGRYRIETIWLGLLLKSGNEAANALARLGGGPDGQAGGIRAMNEEARQLGALQTHAVTPSGLDGPGQFTSAYDLALIARACFAEPAFRRYTATRTAEIPGQPALREKPFQIQNDNQLLDHYPGALGGKTGFTDLARHTYVGAAQRNGRRLLVTLLGAEIPTQRGWQQGAALLDWGFSLPGDAAVGRLVRPGELTGASPSPSVPASALAGGERLRGAPTADPSPWSGPAPALGVGALLVAGGAVLVARRRRHAVRARTGGTGRGW
- a CDS encoding HDIG domain-containing metalloprotein encodes the protein MTVDSALVIPTDEQIRALHERFAPTEEAFTLVYTHCLIVCAVAEQLLDRHPPTLDVDLVRAGSLLHDIGVYRLYGAAGKLDQKNYIRHGVLGHALLRDLGLPERVGRFCSHHTGVGLTREDVLRQCLPLPVDDYTADTPEEQLVLYADKFHSKTTPPTFLTTASYAAGVRRFGADKVARFAALVERFGEPDLLPLSRHYRQPLT